The following are encoded together in the Anaerostipes caccae L1-92 genome:
- a CDS encoding SanA/YdcF family protein yields MKQKRKRWSRWLKLLLILIFAGILTAGGINWFMIHQSKKDIETARQLALEQKGKKADAVVVLGAKVRKDGSMCLMLKERVDLGIQAYKQGLADRIIMSGDHGAEGYDEVSTMKAYAIKQGIPSEHIFKDHAGFSTYETMYRARDVFKAKSIVVVTQKYHLYRAVYDAKALGLEVKGISCDKAVYKGDKARKFREAIARIKDFGYTAVKPKPKYLGKAVPVSGNGNTTD; encoded by the coding sequence ATGAAACAGAAGAGAAAAAGATGGAGCCGGTGGCTGAAACTGCTTTTGATCCTTATATTTGCAGGGATTCTGACTGCAGGAGGGATCAACTGGTTTATGATTCACCAGTCTAAAAAAGATATAGAAACAGCCCGTCAGCTGGCCTTGGAACAAAAAGGGAAAAAAGCAGATGCAGTTGTCGTGCTTGGGGCAAAAGTGAGAAAAGACGGCAGCATGTGCCTGATGCTGAAAGAACGTGTTGATTTAGGGATCCAGGCTTACAAACAGGGACTTGCGGACCGGATCATTATGAGCGGTGACCATGGGGCAGAAGGATATGATGAGGTCAGTACCATGAAAGCATATGCCATAAAACAGGGAATCCCGTCCGAACATATCTTTAAGGATCATGCAGGATTTTCTACCTATGAGACAATGTATCGGGCAAGAGACGTTTTTAAGGCGAAAAGTATTGTTGTGGTCACACAAAAGTATCATCTGTATCGTGCCGTCTATGATGCAAAAGCGCTGGGACTTGAGGTGAAAGGAATTTCCTGCGATAAGGCTGTCTATAAAGGAGACAAAGCAAGAAAATTCCGGGAAGCCATTGCAAGGATCAAGGATTTTGGATATACCGCAGTAAAACCGAAACCTAAGTATTTAGGAAAAGCAGTTCCGGTCAGCGGAAATGGAAATACAACGGATTAG
- the argB gene encoding acetylglutamate kinase, which produces MDEKMLEEESLKAKVLIEALPYIRYFSGKYVVVKYGGSAMLDADLQKNVIRDVALLKLIGMKPIIVHGGGKEISKWVKLSGKEPEFYNGLRVTDKDTMEIAEMVLFKVNQELVAMMAQQGIKAVGLSGKDAEMMKVEKKEVLGKDLGYVGNVTEVNTDLLEALIEDDFVPVISPIGLGEDYEGYNINADDTACAIASALNAEKLVFLTDIEGVFIDPEDKSTLISEMDLTQAHEFVDKGVVGGGMLPKLKNCIEAIENGVARVHILDGRLDHCLLLEFFTQKGIGTAILKDPIF; this is translated from the coding sequence ATGGACGAAAAGATGTTGGAAGAAGAATCATTAAAAGCAAAGGTGTTGATCGAAGCTCTGCCTTATATCCGTTATTTCAGCGGAAAATATGTGGTTGTCAAATATGGCGGAAGCGCCATGCTGGACGCAGATCTGCAGAAAAATGTGATCCGGGACGTGGCCCTTTTAAAATTGATCGGTATGAAGCCGATCATCGTACACGGCGGCGGCAAAGAGATCAGCAAGTGGGTGAAGCTTTCCGGAAAGGAACCTGAATTTTACAATGGACTCCGTGTCACAGACAAAGATACGATGGAGATCGCTGAGATGGTGCTGTTTAAGGTGAACCAGGAACTGGTTGCCATGATGGCCCAGCAGGGCATTAAGGCCGTCGGACTTTCCGGAAAAGACGCGGAGATGATGAAGGTTGAAAAAAAGGAAGTTCTGGGGAAAGATCTCGGCTATGTGGGAAATGTAACAGAAGTCAATACAGACCTTTTAGAGGCGCTCATTGAGGACGATTTTGTTCCGGTGATCTCTCCCATCGGACTTGGGGAGGATTACGAGGGCTATAACATCAATGCGGATGACACGGCCTGTGCCATTGCTTCTGCTTTGAACGCAGAGAAGCTGGTTTTCCTTACGGATATTGAGGGGGTTTTCATTGACCCTGAAGATAAGAGCACACTGATCTCTGAAATGGATTTGACCCAGGCCCATGAATTCGTAGACAAAGGAGTCGTTGGCGGGGGCATGCTTCCGAAGCTTAAAAACTGTATTGAGGCCATCGAAAACGGTGTTGCAAGAGTGCATATTCTGGACGGACGCCTGGATCACTGTCTGCTGCTTGAGTTCTTTACACAAAAAGGTATCGGAACGGCGATCTTAAAAGATCCGATTTTTTAG
- a CDS encoding aspartate aminotransferase family protein: MNHFIEDGEAYILKTYNRFPVVLDRGDGVNLYDTDGKEYLDFGAGIAVFALGYGNREYNDALKVQIDKLIHTSNLYYNVPSIEAAKKIVEAAKMKRVFFTNSGTEAIEGALKVARKYKYQEDPDKEYEFIAMKQSFHGRSQGALSVTGNEKYQEGFVPKEFRAVFAEFNDLSDVASKVTDKTCGIICEVVQGEGGIYPADPEFLKGLRELCDEHDLLLIFDEIQCGMGRCGSMFAHDLYGVKPDILTLAKALGCGIPVGAFVAGEKADGVLVPGDHGTTYGGNPLAGAAVNAVFDQFEKLDLVAHVREVGGYLWDKLEELKNEFSFITAHRGIGLMQGLEFSEEKQAGQIVSKALSNGLILISAGNNVLRFVPPLVIEKEHVDMMTEKLRASF; the protein is encoded by the coding sequence ATGAATCATTTTATAGAAGACGGAGAAGCATACATATTAAAGACTTACAACCGTTTTCCCGTGGTTTTAGACCGCGGGGACGGCGTAAACTTATATGATACCGACGGGAAAGAATATCTGGATTTTGGGGCAGGGATCGCTGTTTTCGCATTGGGGTACGGAAACAGGGAATACAATGATGCTTTGAAAGTCCAGATCGACAAACTGATCCATACGTCGAACCTGTATTACAATGTGCCCTCGATTGAGGCTGCAAAAAAAATCGTGGAAGCCGCGAAGATGAAAAGAGTATTCTTTACCAACAGCGGTACAGAGGCCATCGAGGGAGCGCTGAAAGTCGCAAGGAAATACAAATATCAGGAGGACCCGGACAAGGAATATGAATTCATTGCAATGAAGCAGTCCTTCCACGGCAGAAGCCAGGGGGCCCTGTCTGTGACAGGCAATGAAAAGTATCAGGAAGGCTTTGTGCCGAAGGAATTCCGTGCGGTGTTTGCCGAATTCAATGATCTTTCCGATGTGGCTTCCAAGGTGACGGATAAGACCTGCGGCATCATCTGCGAGGTGGTACAGGGAGAAGGAGGCATTTATCCTGCCGACCCTGAATTTTTAAAGGGTTTAAGGGAACTCTGTGATGAGCATGACCTTCTGCTGATCTTTGACGAGATCCAGTGCGGCATGGGACGGTGCGGTTCTATGTTTGCCCATGATCTCTATGGAGTAAAACCGGACATACTGACCCTTGCCAAGGCCCTTGGATGCGGTATTCCTGTGGGTGCATTTGTCGCAGGTGAAAAAGCAGACGGGGTTTTAGTGCCCGGAGACCACGGAACGACTTATGGGGGGAATCCTCTGGCGGGAGCAGCGGTTAATGCTGTCTTTGACCAGTTTGAAAAGCTTGATCTGGTCGCACATGTCCGGGAAGTGGGCGGCTATCTGTGGGACAAACTCGAAGAACTGAAAAATGAGTTCAGTTTTATCACTGCCCACAGAGGCATCGGACTGATGCAGGGACTGGAGTTTTCGGAAGAGAAACAGGCCGGGCAGATTGTATCGAAGGCTCTGTCCAACGGACTGATTCTTATCTCTGCCGGAAACAATGTTTTGAGGTTTGTACCGCCCCTTGTCATTGAAAAGGAACATGTGGATATGATGACTGAAAAGCTCAGAGCCTCTTTTTAA
- the argC gene encoding N-acetyl-gamma-glutamyl-phosphate reductase, with translation MIKAGIIGSTGYAGQELVRLLMQHKDAEIVWYGSRSYIDQKYYEVFHNMFEIVDADCMDDNMDELAEKADVIFTATPQGLCSSLVSEEVLSKTKIIDLSADFRIKDADRYEEWYGIRHPSREFIKEAVYGLCEINREDVKKARLIANPGCYPTCSILSIYPLAKEGLIDMNTVIIDAKSGTSGAGRGAKVNNLYCEVNENIKAYGVASHRHTPEIEDQLGYACGQPVVLNFTPHLVPMNRGILVTAYASLKEEVTYEQVKDIYDSYYKEETFVRVLPEGVCPETRWVEGSNYVDVNFKIDPRTNRVIMMGAMDNLVKGAAGQAVQNMNLMFGLDETEGLNLVPMFP, from the coding sequence ATGATAAAAGCAGGAATTATAGGATCTACGGGTTATGCCGGACAGGAACTGGTCCGTCTGCTGATGCAGCACAAGGATGCAGAGATTGTTTGGTACGGCTCCAGAAGCTACATAGATCAAAAGTATTATGAGGTCTTCCATAATATGTTCGAGATCGTGGATGCCGACTGTATGGATGACAATATGGATGAACTGGCAGAGAAAGCGGATGTGATTTTTACGGCGACCCCGCAGGGATTGTGCAGTTCCCTCGTCTCAGAAGAAGTTTTGTCTAAGACAAAGATCATTGATTTAAGTGCAGACTTCAGAATCAAGGACGCCGACCGATATGAAGAGTGGTATGGGATCAGGCACCCCAGCAGGGAATTTATAAAAGAAGCAGTCTACGGCCTGTGTGAGATCAACAGGGAAGATGTAAAGAAAGCCAGACTGATCGCCAACCCGGGCTGTTATCCGACTTGTTCTATTTTATCCATTTATCCGCTGGCAAAAGAGGGACTGATCGATATGAATACCGTCATCATCGATGCCAAGTCCGGAACCTCCGGGGCGGGAAGGGGCGCAAAGGTCAACAACCTGTACTGTGAAGTCAATGAAAACATCAAAGCCTATGGAGTGGCATCCCACAGGCACACGCCGGAGATCGAGGATCAGCTCGGCTATGCGTGCGGACAGCCGGTGGTACTGAATTTCACTCCGCACCTGGTTCCGATGAACCGGGGAATCCTGGTGACAGCCTACGCTTCCTTAAAAGAAGAAGTTACATATGAACAGGTAAAAGATATTTACGATTCCTATTATAAAGAAGAAACATTTGTCAGAGTGCTTCCCGAGGGCGTATGTCCGGAGACCAGATGGGTAGAGGGCAGCAATTATGTAGATGTGAATTTTAAGATTGATCCGAGAACGAACCGGGTGATCATGATGGGTGCTATGGATAATCTGGTGAAAGGAGCGGCTGGTCAGGCGGTCCAGAATATGAACCTGATGTTCGGACTCGATGAGACAGAGGGGCTTAATCTGGTTCCAATGTTCCCGTAG
- a CDS encoding argininosuccinate synthase, protein MKEKVVLAYSGGLDTTAIIPWLKENYDYEVICCCVDVGQGNELDGLEERAKLSGATRLYIEDVVDEFVDDYVIPTVKADAVYENKYLLGTSFARPVIAKKLVEVARKEGAVAICHGATGKGNDQIRFELSIMALAPDIKIIAPWRELDTWKMDSREDEIQYCKDHGIDLPFSAENSYSRDRNLWHISHEGLELEDPAVEPDYNHLLVLGNSPEQAPEEGEYVTIGFESGAPVSVNGEKMKASDIIRKLNELGGKHGIGIIDIVENRVVGMKSRGVYETPGGTILMEAHQQLEELVLDRDTMAFKKIVAGKFADLVYEGKWFCPLREGLQSFIETVDKDVTGEVKFKLYKGNIIKAGTSSPHTLYSESLASFTTGDLYDHHDAEGFIRLFGLSMKVRALKDQGLAD, encoded by the coding sequence ATGAAAGAAAAAGTTGTTTTGGCATACTCCGGCGGGCTGGACACCACCGCGATTATTCCATGGTTAAAAGAAAACTATGATTATGAAGTCATCTGCTGCTGCGTGGATGTCGGACAGGGAAATGAATTAGACGGTCTGGAAGAGCGGGCAAAGCTTTCCGGAGCCACAAGGTTATATATAGAAGATGTTGTTGACGAATTCGTTGACGACTATGTGATCCCAACGGTCAAAGCCGATGCGGTTTACGAAAACAAATATTTATTAGGTACATCCTTCGCCCGTCCGGTTATCGCTAAAAAACTCGTGGAAGTTGCGAGAAAAGAAGGTGCTGTTGCGATCTGCCACGGCGCTACCGGTAAAGGAAACGACCAGATCCGTTTTGAGTTATCCATCATGGCACTGGCTCCGGACATCAAGATCATCGCCCCATGGCGTGAGCTGGACACATGGAAGATGGATTCCCGTGAAGATGAGATCCAGTACTGCAAAGACCACGGTATTGACCTTCCGTTCTCTGCAGAAAACAGTTACAGCCGTGACCGGAACTTATGGCACATCAGCCATGAAGGCCTGGAATTAGAAGACCCGGCGGTAGAGCCCGACTACAATCACTTGCTTGTATTGGGAAATTCTCCGGAACAGGCTCCGGAAGAAGGAGAATATGTAACGATCGGATTTGAATCCGGCGCTCCGGTATCCGTTAACGGAGAAAAGATGAAGGCTTCCGATATCATCCGTAAATTAAATGAATTAGGCGGAAAACACGGCATCGGTATCATCGATATCGTTGAAAACCGTGTAGTCGGCATGAAATCCCGCGGTGTCTATGAGACTCCAGGCGGAACAATTTTGATGGAAGCTCATCAGCAGTTAGAAGAACTTGTACTGGACCGTGATACTATGGCGTTCAAGAAAATCGTTGCTGGTAAATTTGCCGATCTTGTCTATGAAGGAAAATGGTTCTGTCCTCTGAGAGAAGGCTTACAGTCTTTCATCGAGACCGTCGATAAAGACGTGACCGGAGAAGTAAAATTCAAGCTTTACAAAGGAAATATCATCAAAGCGGGTACTTCCTCTCCTCATACTCTTTACAGCGAATCACTGGCTAGCTTTACAACAGGTGACCTTTATGACCACCACGACGCAGAAGGATTCATCCGTCTGTTCGGCCTGTCAATGAAAGTAAGGGCATTAAAAGACCAGGGACTTGCTGATTAA
- the argJ gene encoding bifunctional ornithine acetyltransferase/N-acetylglutamate synthase, translating to MKILDGGVTSPKGFLAAGLRAGIKPGKTNKDMAMILSEEPAAVAGTFTRNVVKAAPVLWGQKLVKDQETVRAVVINTGIANACTGEKGYDNTVRTAEMAASELGVLKEEVLVSSTGVIGQQLPMEAIEKGIRLLVPELRHDRQSSRDAAEAILTTDTKTKEAAVSVELSGTEVTVGGICKGSGMIHPNMGTMLGFITTDTAIEKTLLLELQRELIEDTFNMISVDGDTSTNDTVFVLANGMAGNTRITEKNEDYETFKKALLYVNRELAKKIAGDGEGCTKLFEVQVHHAPDKACAKTLSKAVVTSSLTKAAIYGKDANWGRILCAMGYSGAAFDPLKVDISFESKKGSLAIVKDGVATDYSEDAATEILSEDAVTAVIDIRSGEEAATAWGCDLTHEYVSINADYRS from the coding sequence ATGAAGATATTAGACGGAGGGGTGACATCCCCGAAAGGTTTTTTGGCAGCAGGACTTCGTGCAGGAATTAAGCCCGGAAAAACCAACAAAGACATGGCTATGATTTTAAGTGAAGAGCCCGCGGCTGTGGCAGGGACATTTACGAGAAATGTTGTGAAGGCAGCTCCGGTGCTCTGGGGACAAAAACTGGTGAAGGACCAGGAGACGGTCCGGGCAGTGGTTATCAATACGGGGATCGCAAATGCCTGTACCGGTGAAAAAGGTTATGACAATACGGTCAGGACAGCGGAAATGGCAGCGTCAGAGCTCGGTGTTTTAAAAGAAGAAGTTTTAGTGAGCTCTACCGGAGTGATCGGTCAGCAGCTTCCGATGGAAGCCATCGAAAAGGGAATCAGGCTTTTGGTTCCTGAGTTAAGGCATGACCGGCAGAGCAGCCGGGATGCGGCGGAGGCGATCCTCACCACCGATACGAAGACAAAAGAGGCAGCAGTTTCCGTGGAACTCTCAGGCACGGAGGTGACCGTTGGGGGCATCTGCAAGGGCTCCGGCATGATCCATCCCAACATGGGAACCATGCTCGGTTTTATCACCACAGACACCGCCATCGAAAAGACATTGCTGTTAGAACTCCAGAGAGAACTGATTGAGGATACTTTCAACATGATTTCTGTGGACGGAGATACGTCCACCAATGACACCGTATTTGTGCTGGCAAACGGAATGGCCGGAAACACAAGGATCACAGAGAAAAATGAGGACTATGAGACTTTTAAAAAGGCCCTGCTCTATGTAAACCGGGAGCTTGCCAAAAAGATTGCCGGAGACGGTGAGGGCTGTACAAAGTTATTTGAAGTTCAGGTACACCATGCACCGGATAAGGCTTGTGCCAAAACCCTGAGCAAGGCAGTAGTCACATCCAGCCTCACAAAGGCGGCCATTTACGGAAAAGACGCAAACTGGGGAAGAATCCTCTGTGCCATGGGATATTCGGGAGCGGCGTTTGACCCGCTGAAAGTGGATATCTCATTTGAGAGCAAAAAAGGAAGTCTTGCCATCGTAAAGGATGGGGTTGCCACAGATTATTCGGAAGATGCGGCTACGGAAATTTTATCCGAAGATGCAGTGACAGCGGTGATCGACATCCGCAGCGGAGAAGAGGCGGCCACGGCGTGGGGCTGTGACCTGACCCATGAATATGTATCTATCAACGCAGATTACAGGAGTTAA